The sequence GAGCACGGTAAGGACGACTTTGCATATAATCCCGTTTCCTGTAACGGTATCGAGGAATGCCGGATCGCCCTTTTGAAGAAAACTAAGGGCGTACTGCCAAACAACTTTATCGAAGGTATGGCCTGTATCGACGGCTGCATTGGCGGTGCGGCATGCCTGACGCACGGCCCCAAGGACAAAAGCCAGGTGGATAAATACGGAAACGAGGCCAAGGAAAAAACCATCGGCCAGGCGGTGGGTATCCTGCACCAATTCCGCGATTAAGCAAACGACCAATGCCAGTGGGCGATAAACCCCACTGGCATTTTTTATTTGCCATGTTATAATGGACAAAAGCGGTTCTTTGTTAGCCTATGCCGTTTTTATGGTATCTTTATACTATAATATAAAAAACAGGAGGATATTATGATGTCAATGTCGCCTTATCACTATTACAGCGCGCCTTTCTTCCTCGCAGGCGGACTTCTCGCCTTTTGGATTATTCTCGCGGCTGTATTCTATGTTTTCTTTGCTTTGGGGCTATATACGATGGCCAAACGGCGCGGTCTGGAAAATCCCTGGCTCGCCTGGATTCCCGTAGTGTACCTGTACGTGATCGGCAAGCTCGCGGATACCTACGCCGCAAAGCATATGAACAAGAAAACGAACTATGCCGTTCTGCTTTTGGGTCTTATAATCGGCGTAGTCGTGCTCGCCATCGTCACTGTTTGCCTTTCAATATTCGGCGGGTTCCGTATGTATGCTATCTGGCCTGTTTTTATCGTTATCCTGATTCTCTTTATTGCGGCTATGATCGTATACGCAGTCTTCTATTATATTTCGCTGTACCGCATCTACAACTGGCACTCGGAGAGCGCAACCGTGCTTTTGGTGCTGTCCATCCTTTTCAGCGTGATCGTGCCTTTCGTTCTGTTTGCGCTGAGGAATGGCGATAACCGTTACCTTTATCCGCCGCAGCAACCGGGCGGCGGGCAGTACTATGCTCCTCAGCAGCCGTATCAGCAGGCACAATATCCGCAGCAGCAGCCACCGCAGGATACCCCGCCTGGCAATGGAAACGCGCAATAACCAATACCAAAAAACAAGGGCCCGGGAGTTATAGAAAATCTTCCGGGCCCCTGTCGGTTAAGGCTAATAAACAGGGATTTTTATTTTGCAGCGTTATAGCAATCCGTCATTACACCAATGCTCTTTACGATCTCGCTTACCGGTCCCCGCGCGTACTCCAGTACCAGCCGCGCTTCCGGAGAATACTTTTTGTAATCTTCAAAAAATTTCGTCCAGTCTGTAGGGCCTTCCCCCACCTTCAGATGAGTATCCCCGTCCCCGAAATTATCGTGTACGTGATAAGCCCGTATCCTGTCTTTCAATGTGCCCAGCACCTCCGTCATATTCCATTTATTCAGGATCGCATGTCCGGTATCGATCAAAAATCTCAAATGCTTCTGCGGCTCAAAAGTTTTCAAAAAAGCTTCCTGATCCATCAATTGGTCTGTGAAAGGCATATTCTCCACCAACAATTCAATGTCTCTTTTTCGCGCCATTTCGTCCAGTTCCAGTGTCCGCTCCAGCGCCCGTTTATGGCCGTCCGCTAGATTGAAGCCGACATAATCCGGTATCCTCCCGTGCGGATGCAGTACGCAATGCACCGCATGGTAATGGTTTACTAGGTCAAATGTCCTGCAATAACTCTTTTTTACTTCTTCAAAATCACACTCCTCGGATGCCAGGTTTATTTCGTTGAAAGGGCCGTGTACACTCAGCTTTCCCGATCGCCCCGTCATGATTTTTTTGAGTTGACATTCCCAATAAAAATCGTCGCCGTATTCCGCAAAAATTTCCATACCGTATTGCTTCGGTACCTCCGCCATATTGTAAATATCGTATCCGATGTAAGGCAGATGACTGATAATAATATCCATGTTTTCTCTCCTCGTTTTTATGCCGATGCGACCATGCCGCGTATCCAGTCCGCGCTCTCTTCTATTTCAGCCGTCGGTACGTTCAGGTATTCGATCACCAGGCGTTTACCATTGCAATATCGGTTGTACGCGTCAAAGAACACCTCTGAGTCCAATATCCCGTCGCCCAGCTTTACATGAAGGTCTGTAATCCCATCGTTGTCGTCAATATGAAAAGCGTCGATTTTATGTCCCATATCTTTCATCAATCGATGAAAATCCCACTTTTTAATCAGCGCGTGTCCTACGTCGATCAGCGATTGCACGTTCGGTATCTCGTCGAACAGGGCCACATATTCCTCCTGGTCGAACAGAATTTTAGGATAACACATATTTTCTACCAACAGGTTTGCATGGTATTCCTCCGCCAGCTCCGCAAGCCGATGTATGCGCTCAATGCATAAAGCCCTGCGGTCTTCCCTGCTTTGGCTTTCATAGTCTTTGATAAAGCCGTGCGGATGCAAAACGCAATGTTGCGCATTATACTTATTGTAATATTCAAAGGTCCACTTATAGTTTTCGATTACCTCGTCAAATTTACATTCCTTTGATGAAAGATCCATAAACAAGAAAGGGCCATGTATGGTAAACTGGCTCGGCCTGTCGTTAAGCAATACCTCGAACGCACGCCTCCAGCAATGATCATTTGCATTTTCTATCAGAGCTTCCACTCCTAGGTCTCTCCTTAGATCCTGCATACCCACAATATTAAATGCGAGGTATGCCGATGTGCTTACTACGATATCCACCATATTATTTTCTCCTTAAGCTTTCTGCTTTATGATTCCGGATAACCGATATTGTCCGATGTTTCCACATCAAAAAAATGCATCTTATCCCAGTCAAAGTTCATATACATATTGTCCGCCGTTTCAAAATGCGCCTCTGCCGTCGCCATCATCATCCTTTCCGCGAGCTGGAATGCGATTGATTTCTTATCTCCATGATTTTCAACGTATACGATACGCGCCGCAGCGTCGCTTGGTTCCTTTTGCAAAAGAACATGTTCCGGCCGAATACCGAATTTGACCTTTTTTCTGTTGCCGATCCGCTTTAACCAACGTTCCGGAACCCTGATGCGGGACTGTCCGACAATGAGTTCATTCCCCTCGATCGCCGCAGCGTCCACATTCATACTCGGCGCACCGATAAACTTGGCCACGAATACATTCTTTGGCTGGTTATAAATCACGTCCGGCGAATCGTATTGCTGGATGATTCCGTCATGCAGCACAACGATTTTTTGTCCGATTGTCATGGCCTCTACCTGATCGTGCGTCACATATACGAAAGTTGGCGAATACGCTTTGTGCATTTTTACTAGTTCCGCCCGCGCCATTGTCCGCAGTTGCGCATCGAGATTCGATAGCGGCTCGTCTAAAAGGAAGAACGGCGCTTTTTTCACCAGCGCCCGACACAGCGCAACACGCTGCCTCTGCCCGCCCGACAGCTCTTTTGGATAACGCGTACGATAAGGCGTAAGTCCCAGCATATCCAGCGCCCAGATAAGCCTTTGTTCCCGTTCCTCTTTGGGAACTTTCGCAATTTCAAGACCGAACAAAATGTTTTTTTCGACTGTCATATGCGGGTACAGCGCATAATTCTGGAACACCATCGATACGTTCCTGTCGCCCGGTTCCACATCGTTTACAATCCGCTCGCCCATCCAAAGCTCGCCGCCCGATATTCGTTCCAGTCCCGATATCATCCGCAGCAGCGTCGTCTTGCCACAGCCGGACGGTCCCAGCAGGATCGTCCTTTGCCCGGATGGAATCAGCAGGTTGATTCCTTTTATAATATCCGTTTTCCCATCATAACTTTTATGAACATTTTTAAATTCAATTGCGTTCACTGTTTTGCTCCTTTCGACGTAGCTATTATTCTTTCACGCCAGATTGCATAAACGTTCCTACAATCTTACGCTGTGCAATGATATATAGGACCAGCGGCACCAATGTTGCAATCGTCGCCAGCGCCATAGAAGATCCCCATGCGCTGCCGGATTCCGCATCCAGGAAAGTCTGGAGGGCCAGCGTAATCGTATACATCTCCTGCTGTTTTAAGATCAGCATCGGCCATACGAACTCGTTCCAGGAATTGATGAAGAAAAAGATGATCATAGCGATAATCGCTGGTTTCACCAATGGGATCACAATCTTGCGCATGACTGTAAAATGGCCTATTCCGTCGACGCGCGCCGCTTCCACCAGTGATTTATTGATCGTCCTCATGGACTGCCGTATCCTGTATATTCCCATGGCATCCGCAAGCTGCGGCAATGCCACGCCGATCAGGGTATTATTGAGGCCCATCGCGCTCAGCGAGAGATAGTTTGGTATCATGATAACTGAAAAAGGAATAAACATGGATATGGTAAACAGGCTAAAAATCAGGGATGAATGCTTCATATCCATAAAGCACAACGCGTAAGAAGCCAGCACGCTTGTAACGATCTTGCTGACCGTAACAATGGCCGCAATGATCAGCGAATTCAGCAGGAAACGCCCGACTTCAA comes from Christensenellaceae bacterium and encodes:
- a CDS encoding sugar ABC transporter ATP-binding protein, whose product is MNAIEFKNVHKSYDGKTDIIKGINLLIPSGQRTILLGPSGCGKTTLLRMISGLERISGGELWMGERIVNDVEPGDRNVSMVFQNYALYPHMTVEKNILFGLEIAKVPKEEREQRLIWALDMLGLTPYRTRYPKELSGGQRQRVALCRALVKKAPFFLLDEPLSNLDAQLRTMARAELVKMHKAYSPTFVYVTHDQVEAMTIGQKIVVLHDGIIQQYDSPDVIYNQPKNVFVAKFIGAPSMNVDAAAIEGNELIVGQSRIRVPERWLKRIGNRKKVKFGIRPEHVLLQKEPSDAAARIVYVENHGDKKSIAFQLAERMMMATAEAHFETADNMYMNFDWDKMHFFDVETSDNIGYPES
- a CDS encoding ABC transporter permease; amino-acid sequence: MKIKNHERLAIGGKGEWKYHLILLLALAIMIYPLIYMVGTSFKTLPEIFSSGVNPIPQEPMTSNYTTVFDSLEVGRFLLNSLIIAAIVTVSKIVTSVLASYALCFMDMKHSSLIFSLFTISMFIPFSVIMIPNYLSLSAMGLNNTLIGVALPQLADAMGIYRIRQSMRTINKSLVEAARVDGIGHFTVMRKIVIPLVKPAIIAMIIFFFINSWNEFVWPMLILKQQEMYTITLALQTFLDAESGSAWGSSMALATIATLVPLVLYIIAQRKIVGTFMQSGVKE